A stretch of Metabacillus sp. FJAT-52054 DNA encodes these proteins:
- a CDS encoding bifunctional homocysteine S-methyltransferase/methylenetetrahydrofolate reductase — protein MGFLEDLQNEILIADGAMGTLLYSHGIDRCFEELNLSNPDQVQSIHEAYINAGARVIQTNTYGGNHIKLSRYGLEDDIRAINSKAARLARKAAGSQAYVLATMGGVRAFKKSSHTLDELKRSFREQLYVLLNEDIDGLLLETFYDLEELKTVLEIARKETSKPIVANVSLHETGVLQDGTPLEKGLKELEALGADAVGLNCRLGPYHMLESLEEVPLLEKAFLSVYPNGSLPSVEEGRLVYESDEGYFAESALAFRNQGARLIGGCCGTTPKHIKAMADALRGLSPIKEKAVKQRKPVTIHERLEPAYPPLHQIVKKRRSVIVELDPPKTLSLEKFFKGAEELKKTGIDSITLADNSLASPRVSNAAVGTQLKEKHDMRPLIHLTCRDRNLIGLQSHLMGLHSLGLTDVLAITGDPSKIGDFPGATSVYDLSSFDLISLIKQFNEGLSYSGKALGGKTNFTVAGAFNPNVRHLDKAAERLEKKIACGADYFISQPIYSIQQMEEVHDAVKHLPAPLYIGIMPLTSSRNAEFIHHEIPGIKLSDSIRETMAKAGTDPLQSKIEGIAIAKDLIDAAFDLFNGIYLITPFLKYEYSVELAEYIREKEKQRSEREFSHVQHS, from the coding sequence GTGGGTTTTCTAGAGGATTTACAAAATGAAATTTTAATAGCGGACGGGGCGATGGGGACCCTTCTATACTCCCATGGGATTGACCGATGCTTTGAAGAATTGAATCTGTCAAACCCTGATCAGGTCCAGAGCATCCATGAGGCATACATCAACGCTGGTGCACGGGTTATTCAAACGAACACATACGGCGGAAATCATATTAAATTATCCCGCTATGGACTGGAAGATGATATCCGGGCCATCAATTCGAAAGCGGCCAGGCTTGCAAGAAAGGCAGCAGGCAGCCAGGCCTATGTTCTCGCTACAATGGGCGGAGTCCGTGCTTTCAAAAAAAGCTCCCATACACTGGATGAGCTGAAACGCAGCTTCCGCGAGCAGCTATATGTCCTTCTGAATGAAGACATTGATGGACTTCTGCTCGAAACCTTTTATGATTTGGAAGAGCTGAAAACGGTTCTTGAAATTGCGAGAAAAGAAACCAGTAAGCCGATTGTCGCCAATGTCTCGCTGCATGAGACAGGCGTGCTGCAGGATGGTACACCACTTGAAAAAGGCTTAAAAGAATTGGAAGCACTCGGCGCAGATGCAGTCGGCCTGAACTGCAGGCTTGGGCCGTATCATATGCTCGAATCACTTGAAGAGGTTCCGCTCCTTGAAAAGGCGTTTCTCTCTGTCTACCCAAATGGCAGTCTTCCATCTGTGGAAGAAGGAAGACTCGTTTATGAATCGGACGAAGGCTATTTTGCAGAAAGCGCCCTAGCCTTCCGTAACCAAGGCGCAAGACTGATCGGCGGCTGCTGCGGTACGACGCCTAAACATATAAAAGCGATGGCTGATGCGCTAAGAGGCCTTTCCCCTATTAAGGAAAAGGCAGTTAAGCAGCGAAAGCCCGTCACTATTCATGAACGGCTGGAGCCTGCCTATCCCCCGCTCCACCAGATTGTGAAGAAGCGCAGGTCTGTTATCGTCGAACTGGATCCTCCGAAAACGCTCAGTTTGGAAAAGTTTTTTAAAGGAGCTGAAGAGCTGAAAAAGACCGGTATCGACAGTATCACCCTTGCTGACAATTCACTTGCTTCACCGAGAGTCAGCAATGCGGCGGTTGGAACACAGTTAAAGGAAAAGCATGATATGAGGCCTCTTATTCACCTCACCTGCCGCGACCGGAATTTGATCGGCCTTCAATCGCATCTAATGGGACTCCATTCCCTTGGACTTACGGACGTATTGGCGATTACTGGCGATCCATCTAAAATTGGGGATTTCCCGGGGGCTACCTCCGTTTATGATCTTTCATCCTTCGACTTGATTTCACTGATCAAGCAGTTCAATGAAGGGTTATCCTACTCAGGAAAAGCACTCGGCGGCAAAACGAATTTCACTGTGGCAGGAGCATTCAATCCGAATGTCCGCCATTTAGATAAAGCAGCAGAACGCCTGGAGAAAAAAATTGCCTGCGGAGCGGATTATTTTATCTCTCAGCCGATTTATTCCATCCAGCAGATGGAAGAGGTGCATGACGCGGTCAAGCATCTGCCTGCACCGCTGTATATCGGGATCATGCCGTTGACAAGCAGCCGGAACGCCGAATTTATCCATCATGAAATCCCAGGCATCAAGCTTTCAGACAGCATTCGCGAAACGATGGCAAAAGCAGGCACTGATCCTCTTCAATCAAAAATAGAAGGCATTGCAATTGCAAAAGACCTGATTGATGCGGCATTTGACTTATTTAACGGAATTTATCTGATTACACCGTTTTTAAAATACGAATACTCTGTTGAGCTTGCAGAGTACATCCGGGAAAAAGAGAAGCAGCGTTCAGAAAGGGAGTTTTCACATGTCCAGCATTCGTGA
- a CDS encoding YajQ family cyclic di-GMP-binding protein, whose protein sequence is MSKENSFDIVSKVELPEVQNAIVVALKEVQNRYDFKGSKSDIKLEKEELVLVSDDDYKLEQLKDVLISKLIRREVPVKNIQYGKVEGASGGTVRQRGKLVQGIDKDNAKRINTIIKNSGLKVKSQVQDDQVRVTGKNRDDLQQVIAAIRQAELPIDVQFINYR, encoded by the coding sequence ATGTCTAAGGAAAACTCATTTGACATCGTTTCAAAGGTTGAATTGCCGGAAGTTCAGAATGCCATTGTTGTAGCTTTAAAGGAAGTTCAAAACCGCTATGACTTCAAAGGAAGCAAAAGCGATATTAAACTTGAAAAAGAAGAGCTTGTTCTAGTATCCGACGATGACTACAAACTCGAACAGCTGAAAGATGTACTCATCAGCAAACTAATCCGCCGTGAAGTACCGGTAAAGAACATTCAGTACGGCAAAGTGGAAGGTGCATCAGGCGGCACAGTACGCCAGCGCGGCAAGCTCGTTCAAGGGATCGATAAGGACAATGCAAAGCGTATTAACACGATCATTAAAAACTCCGGACTGAAAGTGAAATCCCAGGTTCAGGATGACCAGGTGCGCGTCACCGGAAAAAACCGTGATGATTTGCAACAGGTAATCGCTGCGATCAGACAGGCTGAACTTCCAATCGATGTGCAATTTATTAATTACCGATAA
- a CDS encoding S1-like domain-containing RNA-binding protein: MRAGTYERLEIDERLDFGYFLTDGETRVLLHDSEITEPIEDKDFVDVFLYLDYESRLAATMKMPTLREGEYGWVEAMDAVDHMGVFVNIGLSKDALIANDILPEDRLIWPEKGDQLYCTMRITENGRFFARLASEDIISEKFVQATREVFNKSVSGHVYRHIEAGCFFISVEGYKGFIHSSQMTREPRLGELVEGRVIDVKEDGSINVSLLPRKQDAMSSDAEKILDYMGLRNGAMPYWDKSDPEDIKERFGMSKAAFKRALGQLMKERRVYQENGWTYFAKEQ; this comes from the coding sequence GTGAGAGCAGGCACATATGAACGATTGGAAATTGATGAGCGTTTGGATTTCGGGTATTTCCTGACGGATGGGGAGACGAGAGTTCTTCTTCATGACAGTGAAATAACGGAGCCAATTGAAGATAAAGATTTTGTCGATGTATTTCTTTACCTTGATTATGAGAGCAGATTGGCTGCAACAATGAAGATGCCGACTCTCCGTGAAGGAGAATACGGCTGGGTAGAAGCGATGGATGCAGTGGATCACATGGGTGTATTTGTGAATATTGGTCTATCGAAGGATGCCCTTATAGCGAACGATATTCTGCCTGAGGATCGGCTGATTTGGCCTGAAAAGGGAGATCAGCTCTATTGTACGATGAGAATTACTGAAAATGGGCGCTTTTTTGCAAGATTGGCATCAGAGGATATCATAAGCGAAAAATTTGTTCAGGCGACGCGCGAGGTTTTTAATAAGAGTGTTTCTGGCCATGTATACCGCCATATTGAAGCGGGCTGCTTCTTTATTTCTGTAGAAGGCTATAAAGGGTTTATTCACTCCAGCCAAATGACAAGGGAACCGCGTCTTGGGGAACTGGTTGAGGGCAGAGTGATTGATGTGAAGGAAGACGGGTCCATTAATGTGTCACTTCTGCCAAGGAAGCAGGATGCAATGAGTTCGGATGCGGAAAAAATTCTGGACTACATGGGTCTTAGAAACGGAGCTATGCCGTATTGGGATAAATCAGATCCAGAGGACATTAAAGAACGGTTTGGAATGAGCAAGGCTGCATTCAAACGGGCACTCGGCCAACTTATGAAAGAAAGAAGAGTCTATCAGGAAAATGGATGGACATATTTCGCAAAAGAGCAATAA
- a CDS encoding BMP family ABC transporter substrate-binding protein, translated as MRKYISILFCLMLLAGCMQQPVQSSTEKKMKVGIMLSDVGLGDQSFSDSAFRGLQKSRDELGIQFDYKELKDSKTYEKGLEDLVKAGNDVVVGLGFMVQEDLEKVAKQYPKQRFILIDAVSELKNITSLTFKEDEGSYLAGALAAMKSKSAVIGFVGGADVPLIRKFLDGFQKGAMSINPEVQVKSVFAENFGDDKLGAKLASDLIKEDADLLYAAAGFTGVGVLKEAQRQGVYGIGVDSDQYFYAEKAVITSMLKNVDVAIYEMIKNYKKSGKLPEGHVEFGIAENGVALAPIRILELSSEEQSKLDSMIQEFGGTAK; from the coding sequence TTGCGAAAATATATATCCATCCTTTTTTGTTTGATGCTTCTGGCAGGATGCATGCAGCAGCCTGTCCAAAGTTCAACGGAAAAGAAAATGAAAGTGGGCATTATGCTATCGGATGTCGGACTTGGAGATCAATCCTTCAGTGACTCTGCGTTCAGAGGGCTGCAGAAATCAAGAGATGAGCTCGGCATTCAATTTGATTATAAAGAATTAAAAGATTCGAAAACCTATGAAAAAGGTTTAGAGGATTTAGTCAAAGCAGGAAATGATGTGGTGGTCGGCCTCGGTTTTATGGTTCAGGAGGATCTTGAAAAAGTAGCCAAACAGTATCCGAAACAGCGTTTTATTCTAATTGATGCGGTATCGGAGCTAAAAAATATTACATCCCTGACCTTTAAGGAAGATGAGGGAAGCTATTTAGCAGGAGCGCTTGCAGCCATGAAATCAAAGTCAGCTGTAATTGGCTTCGTTGGAGGAGCGGACGTGCCGCTGATCCGAAAATTTTTAGATGGCTTTCAAAAAGGAGCCATGTCGATTAATCCGGAAGTTCAAGTGAAATCCGTTTTTGCCGAGAATTTCGGAGATGATAAACTCGGAGCAAAGCTCGCCTCCGATTTAATTAAAGAGGATGCAGATCTTTTGTATGCTGCCGCCGGATTTACTGGGGTAGGTGTGCTAAAAGAGGCGCAAAGACAGGGTGTATATGGAATCGGAGTGGACAGTGACCAATATTTCTATGCAGAAAAAGCGGTTATTACATCGATGCTGAAAAACGTAGATGTTGCCATTTATGAAATGATAAAGAATTACAAGAAAAGCGGGAAGCTGCCTGAAGGGCATGTGGAATTCGGCATTGCAGAAAATGGTGTCGCCCTGGCTCCAATTCGCATTTTGGAACTGTCTTCTGAAGAGCAAAGCAAGCTGGACAGTATGATCCAGGAATTCGGAGGGACAGCAAAATGA